Proteins from a genomic interval of Acomys russatus chromosome 19, mAcoRus1.1, whole genome shotgun sequence:
- the Faap24 gene encoding Fanconi anemia core complex-associated protein 24, producing the protein MERNPPDGAGPVHVPLGHIVASEKWRGSQLAQEMQGKVRLVFEEGLAPADFYLSSKSCILYITEADLVAGHGYRKRLVLLRNSGHLQGIVIVEKTKISEQYFPAVQKFTVLELGMVLLPVADQSEASCLIFQLVQEQTREPSKNPFLRKKRSTLSELPLVHTVQQIPGVGKVKAPLLLQKFLSIQQLSNASVHDLEEVVGRAAAQQIHAFFTRQQQQPRS; encoded by the exons ATGGAAAGGAACCCCCCTGATGGTGCAGGCCCTGTCCACGTGCCACTGGGACATATTGTGGCTAGTGAAAAATGGCGCGGGTCCCAGCTGGCTCAGGAGATGCAAG GGAAAGTTAGACTTGTTTTTGAGGAGGGTCTGGCACCAGCAGACTTTTACCTGTCCAGCAAATCTTGCATTCTCTATATCACTGAAGCAGATCTGGTGGCTGGACATGGCTACAGAAAGAGACTTGTTCTTCTTAGAAAC TCTGGACACCTTCAAGGGATTGTCATCGtggaaaaaacaaagataagTGAACAGTACTTCCCGGCAGTCCAGAAGTTCACGGTGCTAGAACTCGGGATGGTGTTGCTTCCGGTGGCGGACCAGTCGGAAGcatcctgcctcatcttccagTTG GTTCAAGAACAAACCAGAGAGCCCAGCAAGAACCCTTTCCTCAGGAAGAAGCGCTCTACGCTCTCCGAGCTGCCCCTCGTTCACACTGTGCAGCAGATCCCAGGGGTCGGAAAGGTCAAGGCCCCGCTTCTGCTCCAGAAGTTTCTGAGCATCCAGCAACTGAGTAACGCTTCGGTCCACGACCTGGAGGAGGTCGTGGGGCGCGCAGCAGCGCAGCAGATCCACGCTTTCTTCACCCGCCAACAGCAGCAGCCTCGCAGCTGA